One Chryseobacterium sp. StRB126 genomic region harbors:
- the fusA gene encoding elongation factor G produces the protein MGRDLKFTRNIGIAAHIDAGKTTTTERILFYTGVNHKIGEVHDGASTMDWMEQEAERGITITSAATTCSWNFPTDQGKPLADTKPYHFNIIDTPGHVDFTVEVNRSLRVLDGLVFLFSAVDGVEPQSETNWRLADNYKVARMGFVNKMDRQGADFLNVVNQVKDMLGSNAVPIVLPIGAEEDFKGVVDLIKNRAIIWDEAGQGATFEVVPIPEDMKAEVLEYREKLVEAVADYDETLMEKFFEDPDSISEDEINEALRKATIDLSIIPMTCGSSFKNKGVQFMLDAVCKYLPSPLDKDDIKGTDPRTDAEITRKPSVDEPFSALAFKIATDPFVGRLAFFRAYSGRLDAGSYILNTRSGDKERISRIYQMHANKQNPVEYIEAGDIGAAVGFKSIKTGDTMCDEKNPIVLESMVFPDPVIGIAVEPKTKADQDKMGNALAKLAEEDPTFTVRTDEASGQTIISGMGELHLDIIVDRMKREFKVEVNQGQPQVEYKENLTKVANHREVYKKQSGGKGKFADIVFELGPADEGKIGLEFINEIKGGNVPREFVPAIEKGFKAAMKNGPLAGFEVEGIKVVLKDGSFHAVDSDALSFEMAAKLGFKEAGRAAKPVIMEPIMKLEVVTPEEYMGNIIGDLNKRRGTISGQEEKNGAVVIKGSVPLSEMFGYVTTLRTLSSGRATSSMELEKYQATPQNVAEEIIAKAKG, from the coding sequence ATGGGAAGAGATCTTAAATTTACAAGAAATATTGGTATCGCTGCTCACATTGATGCAGGTAAGACTACCACTACAGAAAGGATTTTATTCTATACAGGTGTAAACCACAAAATTGGAGAAGTTCACGATGGTGCTTCTACAATGGACTGGATGGAGCAGGAAGCGGAAAGAGGTATTACTATTACTTCTGCTGCAACTACTTGTTCTTGGAACTTTCCAACAGATCAAGGAAAACCTTTAGCAGATACTAAACCTTACCACTTCAACATCATTGATACACCGGGACACGTTGACTTCACTGTAGAAGTAAACAGATCTTTAAGAGTATTAGATGGATTGGTATTCTTATTCTCAGCAGTAGATGGAGTAGAGCCTCAGTCTGAAACAAACTGGAGACTTGCTGACAACTACAAAGTTGCTAGAATGGGATTCGTAAACAAAATGGACAGACAAGGTGCTGACTTCCTTAACGTGGTAAACCAGGTTAAAGACATGTTAGGATCTAACGCAGTTCCAATCGTTTTACCAATCGGTGCTGAAGAAGACTTCAAAGGGGTTGTAGACTTAATTAAAAACAGAGCGATCATCTGGGATGAAGCAGGACAAGGAGCTACTTTCGAAGTAGTGCCAATTCCTGAAGACATGAAGGCTGAAGTTCTTGAATATAGAGAGAAATTAGTAGAAGCTGTAGCTGACTACGATGAGACTTTGATGGAGAAATTCTTCGAAGATCCGGATTCAATCTCTGAAGACGAAATTAACGAAGCGCTTAGAAAAGCTACTATCGATTTATCTATTATCCCAATGACTTGTGGTTCTTCATTCAAGAACAAAGGAGTACAGTTTATGTTGGATGCAGTATGTAAATACTTGCCTTCTCCATTGGATAAAGATGATATCAAAGGTACTGACCCAAGAACAGACGCTGAAATTACAAGAAAGCCATCTGTAGATGAGCCTTTCTCTGCATTAGCATTTAAGATTGCTACTGACCCATTCGTGGGAAGATTAGCATTCTTCAGAGCTTACTCTGGAAGACTAGATGCTGGTTCTTATATCTTGAACACTCGTTCAGGAGATAAAGAAAGAATCTCTAGAATCTATCAGATGCACGCTAATAAGCAAAACCCAGTAGAATATATTGAAGCTGGTGATATTGGTGCTGCGGTAGGTTTCAAATCTATCAAAACTGGTGATACAATGTGTGACGAGAAAAACCCAATCGTTCTTGAATCGATGGTTTTCCCTGATCCGGTAATTGGTATAGCTGTTGAGCCTAAAACTAAAGCTGACCAGGATAAAATGGGTAACGCTTTAGCTAAATTGGCTGAAGAAGATCCAACGTTTACTGTTAGAACTGACGAGGCTTCTGGACAAACGATCATCTCTGGTATGGGTGAGCTTCACTTAGATATCATTGTAGACCGTATGAAGAGAGAATTCAAGGTTGAAGTAAACCAAGGACAACCTCAGGTAGAGTACAAAGAAAACTTAACAAAAGTTGCCAACCACAGAGAAGTTTACAAAAAGCAATCTGGAGGTAAAGGTAAATTTGCTGACATTGTATTTGAACTAGGACCTGCTGACGAAGGTAAAATTGGTTTAGAATTCATCAATGAGATCAAAGGTGGTAACGTTCCTAGAGAATTTGTTCCTGCCATTGAAAAAGGCTTTAAAGCTGCAATGAAGAACGGTCCTTTGGCTGGTTTCGAAGTTGAAGGTATTAAAGTTGTTCTTAAAGACGGATCTTTCCACGCGGTGGATTCTGATGCACTTTCTTTCGAAATGGCTGCTAAATTAGGATTTAAAGAAGCGGGACGTGCTGCTAAGCCAGTAATCATGGAGCCTATTATGAAACTGGAAGTTGTAACTCCAGAAGAATATATGGGTAACATCATTGGTGACCTTAACAAAAGAAGAGGTACTATCAGTGGTCAGGAAGAGAAAAATGGAGCTGTTGTAATCAAAGGTTCTGTTCCACTTTCTGAAATGTTTGGATATGTAACTACTCTAAGAACACTTTCATCAGGAAGAGCTACTTCTTCTATGGAATTAGAGAAGTACCAAGCTACTCCACAAAACGTTGCTGAAGAAATCATAGCTAAAGCAAAAGGTTAA
- a CDS encoding terpene synthase family protein codes for MRQTLYLSLYDLLSNDPKKILYSGFPLTCSKSTVFNKISQHAIASQSFYYYFYYFIINNDLLKTKPSTQNQNNMKTTISDDEFYAGLQQLPKPKYPFTDSIHPDFQLQREEYYDWIDRKYIFHSQEAREKHKQHNLTDIAARGCPFLKNLAELRPLASYAADGAMMDDYFDRCSHDEMAEIATRIMALLTGDDPNEPADNGIFHQFWTLRQNIITCEMPERLYKKFLKSLHEVLIGYADERVYYRSNTIPPLPIYLLIREATSGGQPFCKYVAMQKDYRHLPDSILEHLHIQRLHTISALMIGIHNDIISLPKELHREEDTMNLVKVLQQEHKTSIKEAYMMALEVHDNYLKEFLVLQEHLPSFGQWQDMTRNYVQDLGIMVAGVYAWHTNDTTRYVNGGYVEGEYNSK; via the coding sequence ATGAGGCAGACTCTCTACCTTTCTCTTTACGATCTCCTCTCCAATGATCCTAAAAAGATTTTATACTCAGGTTTCCCTCTTACATGTTCAAAATCAACAGTCTTTAACAAAATTTCACAACACGCAATTGCCTCACAATCATTTTATTACTATTTTTATTATTTCATCATCAATAATGATTTATTAAAAACAAAACCATCAACCCAAAATCAAAATAACATGAAAACAACAATTTCAGACGATGAATTTTATGCCGGGTTACAACAGTTACCCAAGCCTAAGTATCCCTTCACCGATTCTATTCACCCCGATTTTCAACTTCAAAGGGAAGAATATTATGATTGGATTGACAGGAAGTATATTTTCCACAGCCAAGAAGCCCGTGAAAAACATAAGCAGCATAACCTGACCGATATTGCAGCACGGGGCTGTCCTTTTTTAAAGAACCTTGCAGAATTGAGACCATTAGCCAGTTATGCTGCTGATGGGGCTATGATGGACGATTATTTTGATCGTTGCTCACATGATGAGATGGCAGAAATAGCAACCCGTATTATGGCTTTACTCACTGGTGATGATCCTAACGAACCGGCTGACAATGGTATATTTCATCAATTTTGGACATTAAGACAGAACATCATTACATGTGAAATGCCAGAACGGCTCTATAAAAAATTCTTAAAATCATTGCACGAAGTACTTATTGGATATGCGGATGAAAGAGTATACTACAGATCAAATACCATCCCTCCTCTCCCTATTTATTTATTAATTCGAGAAGCAACAAGCGGAGGACAGCCTTTTTGTAAGTATGTGGCGATGCAAAAAGATTATCGTCACCTCCCTGACAGCATACTCGAGCATTTACATATTCAACGCCTTCATACAATTTCTGCTCTGATGATCGGAATACATAATGATATTATTTCTTTACCCAAGGAGCTTCATAGAGAAGAGGATACCATGAATCTGGTGAAAGTATTGCAACAAGAGCATAAAACTTCAATAAAAGAGGCTTATATGATGGCTCTGGAAGTGCATGATAATTATTTAAAAGAATTTTTGGTATTGCAGGAACATTTACCTTCTTTTGGGCAATGGCAGGATATGACCCGAAATTATGTACAGGATCTTGGGATTATGGTAGCCGGCGTATATGCCTGGCATACGAATGACACAACCCGTTATGTAAATGGAGGGTATGTAGAAGGTGAATATAACAGCAAATAA
- a CDS encoding low affinity iron permease family protein — protein MVHKNNNLFEKFSNYAVKFTGSQYAFIGATFVVVAWAVTGPFFDYSETWQLVINTGTTIITFLMVFLIQKAQNKDSKAIQIKLNELLAAHEKASNRIVDIEDLTEMELDQLHHYYENLAQFAKKDADIHTSHSIDAAKRNQNYKHEFFKKKHEEWLQKKDQKKESE, from the coding sequence ATGGTTCATAAAAATAACAATCTCTTTGAAAAATTTTCAAACTATGCCGTAAAATTTACGGGAAGCCAGTATGCTTTTATTGGAGCAACATTTGTGGTTGTGGCTTGGGCCGTTACTGGACCTTTTTTTGATTATTCCGAAACCTGGCAGCTGGTCATCAATACTGGAACTACCATTATCACTTTTCTCATGGTTTTCCTCATTCAGAAAGCTCAAAATAAAGATTCAAAAGCCATACAGATTAAACTTAACGAACTCCTTGCAGCTCATGAAAAGGCCAGTAACAGAATTGTAGATATTGAAGATCTTACAGAAATGGAACTGGATCAGCTTCATCATTATTACGAAAATCTGGCTCAGTTTGCAAAAAAGGATGCGGATATTCATACCTCGCATTCTATTGATGCAGCAAAAAGGAATCAGAATTACAAACATGAGTTCTTCAAAAAGAAACATGAGGAATGGTTACAGAAAAAAGACCAAAAAAAGGAATCTGAGTGA
- a CDS encoding TonB-dependent receptor domain-containing protein — translation MFRTVSFSLLVLGSALISGQKTKDTLKSNQINEVVITGSGYAQKIKDTPATISVISQADLKKRAYRDITDALQDVPGVFVTGGGSTSDFSIRGAESGQTLVLIDGKRINTRETRPNSDGPGIEQGWMPPLETIERIEVVKGPMSSLYGSDAMGGVINIITKKLSNGWRGSIGTSLIQQVHKESGNTYQIDGYAAGSLVKNLLQMKVTGSYSDRNEDKFVGGFTERIIKAFGTEFSLTPNTKNTFKLSYDYNRQERNQNPGYSLGPKAKSSRNNYERNVLALSHKGDYSNFHTNSYIQYDNTNNPNRDMRYETFSAYSLNNFNIKDHVISFGAEYRYERLNDLGNKMKSDNGEVVTKLTRWNWSAFAEGNWKLVDKLHLVTGARWDNDENYGSNFTPRGYLVWSATNNFTFKGGASWGYKAPGLRAVNPGWGQVTGGGTQDGVIIGNKDLKPEKSFNQELTVMFEDNKKVINLSVTGFNTDFKNKLVEVRKCNNTEECKQFEALYNHIYDFISTRENLGKANSMGLEANLGVNVSKDIVLKANYTYTDTKIKSDEIPALYNKPYARIPKHMANVNLSWKANDSFEFWSRGNYRSESQPGVSRGRAQEYPIPSYFLLDLGTVYRLNKHVRFTFGVYNLLDKDIRNDVTDPASNFGFRIDGIRYQFGVNYFF, via the coding sequence ATGTTTAGAACAGTATCTTTTTCCTTGCTTGTTTTAGGATCAGCTTTAATAAGCGGTCAGAAGACGAAGGACACGTTAAAAAGCAACCAAATTAATGAAGTAGTCATAACGGGTTCCGGGTATGCTCAGAAGATCAAGGATACTCCAGCAACTATTTCTGTAATTTCCCAGGCAGATCTTAAAAAAAGAGCCTATAGAGATATTACAGATGCTTTACAGGATGTTCCGGGTGTGTTCGTTACAGGAGGAGGAAGTACAAGTGATTTCTCAATAAGAGGAGCTGAATCTGGCCAAACATTAGTCTTAATTGATGGTAAAAGAATCAATACAAGAGAGACAAGACCAAATTCTGACGGTCCTGGTATCGAACAAGGATGGATGCCTCCATTGGAAACTATTGAAAGAATTGAAGTGGTAAAAGGACCAATGTCTTCATTATATGGTTCTGATGCAATGGGTGGAGTAATCAATATCATCACTAAAAAACTGAGTAACGGTTGGAGAGGATCTATTGGAACCAGCTTAATACAGCAGGTACATAAAGAATCTGGAAATACTTACCAAATTGACGGATATGCTGCCGGTTCTTTAGTGAAAAACCTTCTTCAGATGAAAGTCACCGGAAGTTATTCAGATAGAAATGAAGATAAATTTGTAGGAGGATTTACCGAAAGAATAATCAAAGCTTTTGGTACAGAATTCAGCCTTACTCCAAATACAAAAAATACATTTAAGCTAAGTTACGACTATAACCGTCAGGAAAGAAATCAGAATCCGGGGTATTCATTGGGACCTAAAGCAAAAAGCTCACGGAACAACTACGAGAGAAATGTTTTGGCATTAAGCCATAAAGGAGATTACTCAAACTTCCATACGAACTCTTATATCCAGTATGACAATACCAACAACCCGAACAGGGATATGAGATATGAAACGTTCTCGGCATACAGCCTTAATAATTTCAATATTAAAGATCATGTGATCAGCTTTGGCGCAGAATACAGATATGAAAGACTAAATGACTTAGGAAATAAAATGAAGTCAGATAATGGAGAAGTGGTAACCAAACTGACGCGTTGGAACTGGTCTGCTTTTGCAGAAGGAAACTGGAAGTTGGTTGATAAATTACACTTGGTTACAGGAGCACGTTGGGATAATGATGAGAACTATGGTTCTAATTTTACTCCAAGAGGATATTTAGTATGGAGTGCTACTAATAACTTTACTTTTAAAGGAGGGGCTTCATGGGGATATAAAGCTCCGGGTCTAAGAGCTGTAAATCCAGGATGGGGACAGGTAACTGGTGGTGGAACTCAGGATGGAGTAATCATCGGAAACAAAGACCTTAAACCGGAGAAAAGCTTCAATCAGGAACTAACAGTTATGTTTGAAGATAATAAGAAGGTGATTAACCTGAGTGTAACGGGATTTAACACAGACTTTAAAAACAAGCTGGTTGAAGTTAGAAAATGTAACAATACTGAAGAATGTAAACAGTTTGAAGCCCTGTATAATCATATCTATGACTTTATCTCAACAAGAGAAAATCTTGGTAAGGCAAACAGCATGGGCCTTGAAGCGAATCTTGGGGTAAATGTATCAAAGGATATTGTATTAAAAGCAAACTATACCTATACGGATACAAAGATTAAATCTGATGAGATCCCTGCATTGTACAATAAACCATATGCTAGAATCCCTAAGCACATGGCTAATGTAAACCTATCCTGGAAAGCTAATGACAGTTTCGAATTCTGGTCAAGAGGAAACTATAGAAGCGAAAGCCAACCGGGAGTAAGCAGGGGAAGAGCGCAGGAATATCCAATCCCATCTTACTTCTTGCTAGATTTAGGAACGGTGTACAGACTGAACAAGCATGTTCGTTTTACATTTGGAGTATACAATCTGTTGGATAAAGATATCCGTAATGATGTAACAGATCCTGCCAGTAATTTTGGTTTCAGAATCGATGGAATCAGATATCAGTTCGGAGTAAATTACTTTTTCTAA
- a CDS encoding alkaline phosphatase family protein — translation MKKFFLYSILSVFMLSCSSNDTDAQTHTSKPESKYQTKNVVLLVVDGPRISETWEAANKENIPNRVSLLNQGVFISNFKNNGTTNTNPGHSAMCSGVYENIKNNGTELPGFPSVMQQWLKFTGADKTKAWVIASKDKLEVLNDCKLLDWKGKFQPSVDCGVSGNGTGYRDDLVTMTKTKEVMAKYSPNVMVINLKDVDSYGHANKWDEYIKAIKTTDASIKEIWDYIQSLPAYKDKTTLIVSNDHGRHIDANGGFAEHGDDCAGCRHIEFFAMGPDFKKNATISTGNYEQIDIASTMAELLGVPTQYMKGKIIKDAFK, via the coding sequence ATGAAGAAGTTTTTCCTGTATTCTATCTTATCAGTATTCATGCTGTCATGCAGCAGTAACGATACGGATGCACAAACCCATACATCAAAACCGGAATCCAAATATCAAACTAAAAATGTAGTTCTTCTTGTTGTTGACGGGCCTCGTATTTCTGAAACCTGGGAAGCGGCCAATAAAGAAAATATTCCTAATAGAGTAAGTTTACTGAACCAGGGTGTTTTTATCAGTAATTTTAAAAACAACGGAACAACAAATACAAATCCTGGACATAGTGCCATGTGTTCGGGTGTCTATGAAAATATTAAAAATAATGGAACTGAATTACCTGGCTTTCCATCGGTAATGCAACAGTGGCTTAAGTTCACGGGAGCCGATAAAACAAAGGCATGGGTTATTGCTTCTAAAGATAAACTGGAAGTTTTGAACGATTGTAAATTGTTAGACTGGAAAGGGAAATTCCAGCCCAGCGTAGATTGCGGAGTGAGCGGAAACGGAACAGGATACCGGGATGATCTTGTTACCATGACGAAGACAAAAGAAGTTATGGCGAAATACAGCCCGAATGTAATGGTCATCAACCTTAAAGATGTAGATTCTTACGGTCATGCTAATAAATGGGATGAATACATCAAAGCCATTAAAACTACTGATGCTTCTATCAAGGAAATCTGGGATTATATCCAGTCACTGCCTGCTTATAAAGATAAAACTACACTTATCGTGTCTAACGACCACGGTAGGCATATAGATGCTAACGGAGGTTTTGCGGAACATGGAGACGATTGCGCAGGATGCAGACATATTGAGTTCTTCGCCATGGGCCCGGATTTTAAAAAGAATGCGACCATCAGTACAGGAAACTATGAGCAAATTGATATTGCAAGTACAATGGCCGAACTTTTAGGAGTTCCTACACAATACATGAAAGGAAAAATAATAAAGGATGCCTTTAAATAA
- a CDS encoding PepSY-associated TM helix domain-containing protein codes for MNYDLHNTLGFYTFLMLFFMAVTGLYMTYPWVKNDLIVSLRGSPIDNISKNKESGDDVFGGLLEVMLQKQDEKKNLKDTKPASLDKIVQL; via the coding sequence GTGAATTACGACCTTCATAATACCCTTGGTTTTTATACCTTCCTGATGCTGTTCTTTATGGCTGTTACCGGATTGTATATGACCTATCCTTGGGTGAAGAATGATCTTATCGTAAGTTTAAGAGGATCACCCATTGATAATATTTCAAAAAATAAAGAGAGTGGCGATGACGTATTTGGTGGGTTATTGGAGGTTATGCTCCAGAAGCAGGATGAAAAGAAAAACCTTAAAGACACCAAGCCAGCTTCCCTTGATAAAATTGTACAACTGTAA
- a CDS encoding Dps family protein encodes MKNASIIGLKETDCKKIAEKLNALLANYSVFYQNTRGSHWNIKGDQFFTLHPKFEELYNSLVLKIDEIAERILTLGATPAHNYSDYLKVATIKESKEVTDGTKSVEQILNSFKVVIDLQRELLDITDQAGDEGTNSQMSDYITEQEKEVWMYNSYLGK; translated from the coding sequence ATGAAAAACGCTAGTATTATTGGACTTAAAGAAACCGACTGCAAGAAAATAGCAGAAAAATTAAATGCACTTTTAGCCAACTATTCTGTATTTTACCAGAACACAAGAGGTTCTCACTGGAACATCAAAGGAGATCAGTTTTTTACTCTTCACCCGAAGTTTGAAGAACTTTATAATAGCTTAGTCTTAAAAATTGATGAAATTGCAGAAAGAATCCTTACATTGGGAGCCACTCCTGCACACAACTACTCTGATTATCTAAAAGTAGCCACCATCAAAGAAAGCAAGGAAGTAACTGATGGAACTAAAAGTGTTGAACAAATCCTAAATTCATTCAAAGTAGTAATTGATCTTCAGAGAGAGCTTTTAGATATTACAGATCAGGCTGGTGATGAAGGAACCAACTCTCAGATGAGCGATTACATTACCGAGCAGGAGAAAGAAGTTTGGATGTACAATTCTTATTTGGGGAAATAA
- the rpsL gene encoding 30S ribosomal protein S12 — protein MPTIQQLVRKGRATLAKKSKSAALDSCPQRRGVCTRVYTTTPKKPNSALRKVARVRLSNGKEVNAYIPGEGHNLQEHSIVLVRGGRVKDLPGVRYHIVRGALDTAGVNGRTQRRSKYGAKRPKPGQAAAAPAKGKKK, from the coding sequence ATGCCTACTATTCAACAATTAGTAAGAAAAGGAAGAGCCACGCTTGCCAAGAAGAGCAAATCGGCTGCCCTTGATTCTTGTCCACAAAGACGTGGTGTATGTACGAGAGTATATACAACTACACCTAAGAAACCTAACTCTGCACTTAGAAAAGTGGCAAGGGTAAGACTTTCTAACGGTAAAGAAGTTAACGCCTATATCCCGGGCGAAGGACATAATCTTCAAGAGCACTCGATAGTATTGGTTAGAGGCGGAAGGGTGAAAGACCTACCGGGAGTACGTTACCACATCGTAAGAGGTGCATTAGACACAGCTGGTGTAAATGGAAGAACTCAGAGAAGATCTAAGTACGGAGCTAAGAGACCTAAACCAGGACAAGCAGCTGCTGCTCCTGCAAAAGGAAAGAAAAAATAA
- the rpsG gene encoding 30S ribosomal protein S7 has protein sequence MRKTKAKKRPLLPDPKFNDQLVTRFVNNLMLDGKKSIAFKIFYDALDIVETKKGETEKTALEIWKDALTNVMPHVEVRSRRVGGANFQIPMPIRADRKISMAMKWLISYSKKRNDKSMALKLANEVVAASREEGAAFKKKSDTHKMAEANKAFSHFKF, from the coding sequence ATGAGAAAGACAAAAGCGAAAAAAAGACCGTTGTTACCAGATCCGAAATTTAATGATCAATTGGTAACGAGATTCGTAAACAACTTAATGCTTGACGGTAAGAAGTCAATCGCATTCAAAATTTTCTATGATGCATTAGATATCGTAGAAACTAAAAAAGGGGAAACTGAAAAAACTGCACTAGAAATCTGGAAAGATGCATTAACAAATGTTATGCCTCACGTAGAAGTACGTTCTAGAAGAGTAGGTGGAGCTAACTTCCAGATTCCTATGCCAATCAGAGCTGATAGAAAAATTTCTATGGCAATGAAATGGTTAATTAGCTACTCTAAAAAGAGAAATGATAAGTCTATGGCTTTGAAATTAGCTAATGAAGTTGTAGCTGCTTCAAGAGAAGAAGGTGCTGCTTTCAAAAAGAAATCTGATACTCACAAAATGGCGGAAGCTAACAAAGCTTTCTCACACTTCAAATTCTAA
- the pncB gene encoding nicotinate phosphoribosyltransferase, producing MNDVRLNSILDNDFYKITMQNAVVKLFPGSIVKYEFINRGKHHFPEGFDVALREAVNKMAELKLTKDEKKFMARTCPYIDLPYLDFLEGYHYDPSEVKIRQEGGDLSVIVEGLWYRTILWEVPLLALISELHYEMNHMERDSNEVVMSKTIEKADSLGRLGVTFAEFGTRRRHSYKVQNLVMEALTQKKDSTFIGSSNVHFAMKYGVKPIGTHAHEWFMFHAAEYGFKMANELALEHWVDVYRGDLGVALSDTYTTDVFFQQFDKKFAKLFDGVRHDSGDALEFADKTIAHYQKNGINPMFKYIIFSDALNLEKVEEITNYCRGKIGISFGIGTNLTNDVGLKPMNIVMKLIGVQAPNKEWIPTVKLSDEHGKYTGDPKMIELAKEFLRIKN from the coding sequence ATGAACGACGTAAGACTCAACTCTATCCTAGATAACGATTTCTATAAAATAACCATGCAAAATGCAGTGGTAAAACTTTTTCCTGGTTCTATTGTTAAATATGAATTCATCAACAGAGGGAAACACCATTTTCCGGAAGGTTTTGATGTTGCTTTAAGAGAGGCTGTTAATAAAATGGCTGAACTTAAACTTACTAAAGATGAAAAGAAATTCATGGCCAGAACATGTCCTTATATTGATCTTCCTTATCTGGATTTCTTGGAAGGTTACCATTATGATCCATCTGAAGTGAAAATTCGTCAGGAAGGCGGAGATCTTTCTGTAATTGTTGAAGGTCTTTGGTACAGAACAATTCTTTGGGAAGTTCCTCTGTTGGCATTAATCAGTGAGCTGCATTATGAAATGAATCATATGGAGAGAGATTCCAATGAAGTAGTGATGAGCAAAACTATTGAGAAAGCTGATTCTTTGGGCCGACTTGGGGTAACATTTGCAGAATTCGGGACCAGAAGAAGACATTCTTATAAGGTACAAAATCTGGTAATGGAGGCTTTAACACAGAAAAAAGATTCTACCTTCATCGGAAGTTCTAATGTCCATTTTGCCATGAAGTACGGAGTAAAACCAATCGGAACCCATGCTCATGAATGGTTCATGTTCCATGCTGCTGAATATGGTTTTAAAATGGCTAATGAACTGGCTCTGGAACACTGGGTGGATGTATACAGAGGAGATCTTGGTGTAGCCCTTTCAGACACTTATACTACGGATGTTTTCTTTCAGCAGTTTGATAAAAAATTCGCTAAGCTTTTTGATGGTGTACGCCACGACAGTGGTGACGCTCTGGAATTTGCAGATAAGACCATTGCCCACTACCAGAAAAACGGTATTAACCCGATGTTTAAATATATTATTTTCTCTGATGCTTTAAATCTTGAAAAGGTAGAAGAAATCACGAACTACTGCAGAGGAAAAATAGGAATTTCTTTCGGTATAGGAACCAACCTTACCAATGATGTAGGCCTAAAACCAATGAATATCGTAATGAAACTTATCGGGGTACAGGCTCCGAATAAAGAATGGATCCCAACTGTGAAACTTTCTGATGAACATGGAAAATATACAGGTGATCCAAAAATGATTGAACTGGCTAAAGAATTCTTAAGAATAAAAAATTAG
- the rpsJ gene encoding 30S ribosomal protein S10 yields the protein MSQRIRIKLKSYDYNLVDKSAEKIVKTVKATGAVVNGPIPLPTNKRIFTVLRSPHVNKKAREQFQLSAHKRLMDIYSSSSKTVDALMKLELPSGVDVEIKV from the coding sequence ATGTCACAAAGAATCAGAATAAAACTAAAATCTTACGATTACAACTTGGTAGACAAGTCTGCTGAGAAAATCGTAAAAACGGTAAAGGCTACTGGTGCTGTTGTAAACGGTCCAATTCCATTGCCAACGAATAAGAGAATCTTCACAGTATTGAGATCTCCGCACGTAAACAAGAAAGCAAGAGAGCAGTTCCAATTATCAGCTCACAAGAGACTAATGGATATCTACTCTTCTTCTTCTAAAACTGTTGATGCTCTAATGAAATTAGAACTTCCTTCAGGAGTAGACGTTGAAATTAAAGTGTGA